The Garra rufa chromosome 8, GarRuf1.0, whole genome shotgun sequence genome has a segment encoding these proteins:
- the LOC141340189 gene encoding ankyrin repeat and SOCS box protein 1-like → MADGEDVFEGDADEVPSVPEPQLPNTTAAGRNLRGWLQEQFGDKPLEPCEDMSLHNAAHVGDLDTLKTLLQEDGFKLRINEKLIWSCGLLPCTPLRIAAMMGHRECVEYLISQGAAVDLVDVKGQTALYMAVVNGHLDCVKILLKAGADPNGSFHHRSTPIYHAAQVGRVDIIQELIRFNADIDIDHRLDQRSMFGARTLTTLAPCPLFISAAYHHLPCFRMILNAGANPNYNYNGPINMEVLLKGRASCMLDAVLKLGCEPAFVSLLLDHGADPYLVTWDELDPDTMVRIRVNAEALHVYQEAKKNPRRLMKLCRITIRKIMGKKRLSCISSLPLPETVIKFMFHKD, encoded by the exons ATGGCTGATGGTGAGGATGTTTTTGAAGGGGATGCTGATGAAGTCCCATCGGTCCCTGAACCACAGCTCCCAAACACTACTGCAGCTG GCCGTAACCTGAGAGGATGGCTTCAGGAGCAGTTCGGTGACAAGCCTCTGGAACCGTGTGAGGACATGAGTCTACATAATGCTGCCCATGTAGGAGATCTAGACACTCTTAAGACCCTCCTGCAAGAAGACGGCTTCAAACT GCGGATCAATGAGAAGTTGATTTGGTCCTGTGGTTTGCTGCCGTGCACGCCACTGCGTATTGCTGCCATGATGGGCCACAGAGAGTGTGTGGAGTACTTGATCTCTCAGGGAGCTGCAGTGGACCTGGTGGATGTGAAGGGTCAGACTGCTCTATACATGGCTGTGGTTAATGGACACCTGGACTGTGTGAAGATCCTCCTGAAAGCCGGTGCTGATCCAAACGGCAGCTTTCATCACCGGAGCACCCCAATATACCATGCTGCACAAGTGGGCCGAGTAGACATTATACAAGAGCTGATCAG GTTCAATGCTGACATTGATATTGACCACCGGCTGGATCAGAGGTCTATGTTCGGCGCCCGCACTTTGACAACTCTGGCACCCTGTCCGCTTTTCATCAGCGCTGCATATCACCACCTCCCCTGCTTCCGGATGATTCTGAATGCCGGTGCCAACCCCAACTACAACTACAATGGCCCCATAAACATGGAAGTGCTGCTCAAGGGCCGAGCCTCCTGTATGCTGGATGCAGTTCTGAAACTCGGATGTGAACCGGCTTTCGTTAGCTTGCTGCTGGATCACGGAGCTGACCCGTATCTGGTCACCTGGGACGAGCTTGATCCTGACACCATGGTTCGCATAAGGGTCAACGCTGAAGCTCTTCATGTTTACCAGGAGGCCAAAA AAAACCCGAGGAGACTGATGAAACTGTGCCGCATTACGATCCGGAAAATCATGGGCAAGAAGCGTCTATCGTGTATCTCTTCCCTTCCGCTGCCTGAAACGGTCATAAAATTTATGTTTCACAAGGACTGA